One window of Medicago truncatula cultivar Jemalong A17 chromosome 2, MtrunA17r5.0-ANR, whole genome shotgun sequence genomic DNA carries:
- the LOC112419266 gene encoding uncharacterized protein produces MACFCFLVDQTIKIRRSKPVAGTCSRCRSGASVADMITQTRFCYVPFYCKSWKAILCTFCGAILKSYR; encoded by the coding sequence ATGGCTTGTTTCTGCTTTCTTGTTGATCAGACAATAAAGATACGGCGGAGCAAACCGGTGGCGGGAACGTGTTCACGGTGTCGCAGTGGTGCCAGTGTAGCTGATATGATTACACAAACAAGATTTTGTTATGTTCCTTTCTATTGTAAATCTTGGAAAGCTATTTTATGCACTTTTTGTGGAGCAATTCTCAAGTCTTACAGATAA
- the LOC25487398 gene encoding uncharacterized protein, translating to MGKSSNNSKEWTIYGMEQWQTLIFLLCQAILFSVLSVLYLVYFNPICSFFERIISTAAVARFAAGFTGSVTALSAVCLFFAAANFFYSAVPLHYDMAQRIVSAVHDWSSVKLALDLGCCGRGILLNAVATQLKKEGSSGRVVGLDRSKRTTLSTLRSAKMEGVGEYVTCREGDARRLPFPDNYFDVVVSGVFVHTVGREYGQKTAEAAAERMRAVAEMVRVMKPGGVGVVWDLVHVPEYVLRLQELKMEDVRVSERVTAFMVSSHIVSFRKPSQHVHGPAEVCLDWRLC from the coding sequence ATGGGAAAATCAAGCAACAATAGCAAGGAATGGACGATCTACGGAATGGAGCAAtggcaaaccctaattttcctcTTATGTCAAGCAATTTTATTCTCAGTATTATCAGTTCTCTATCTTGTATACTTCAATCCAATTTGTAGTTTCTTTGAAAGAATAATCTCAACCGCCGCCGTCGCCAGATTCGCCGCTGGATTCACCGGCTCAGTCACAGCACTCTCTGCTGTATGTCTCTTCTTCGCTGCGGCGAATTTCTTTTACTCCGCCGTTCCTCTTCACTACGACATGGCACAGCGGATCGTCTCCGCCGTACACGACTGGTCTTCTGTAAAACTCGCTCTTGATTTAGGCTGCTGCGGCCGGGGAATTCTCTTAAACGCCGTTGCAACACAGTTGAAAAAAGAAGGAAGCTCCGGCCGTGTTGTCGGTTTAGACCGATCGAAGCGTACAACACTGTCCACACTTCGATCGGCTAAAATGGAAGGAGTTGGTGAATACGTCACTTGTCGCGAAGGCGATGCGAGACGGTTACCGTTTCCTGATAATTACTTCGATGTGGTAGTTTCTGGTGTGTTTGTGCATACTGTAGGGAGAGAGTATGGACAGAAAACGGCGGAGGCGGCGGCGGAGAGGATGAGAGCGGTGGCGGAGATGGTGAGAGTGATGAAACCTGGTGGTGTGGGTGTTGTGTGGGACCTAGTTCACGTGCCTGAGTACGTGCTAAGGTTACAAGAATTAAAGATGGAAGATGTTAGAGTTTCAGAACGTGTTACAGCTTTCATGGTTAGTAGTCACATTGTTTCGTTCAGGAAACCTAGTCAGCATGTGCATGGACCCGCTGAGGTTTGCTTGGATTGGAGATTATGCTGA
- the LOC112419438 gene encoding uncharacterized protein, translated as MGFDLEAKGTTKNQKSSLAYLSELSSDTIWKERNNKIWKEVTDAHGYVFDRAKTLLEDWKSAKSIQKVSVSSEQQACITKWMKPSSGLFKCNIDAAFSETTNLVGIGMCIRDEDGHFVLAKTDYFSPTCNVHIGEALGLLSAMDWVHLLQPGTVDFEMDAKRVVDSFNSRQSEATEYGNIIDNCKTLSRQFYENSRVEFVRRQANEVAHSLAKAALSSASSQILVEIPVIMQLSEAVTASNPIPYRNRVRTNEH; from the exons ATGGGATTTGATTTGGAAGCTAAAGGTACCACCAAGAATCAAAAGTCTTCTTTGGCGTATTTGTCGGAATTGTCTTCCGACAC TATATGGAAGGAAAggaataataaaatatggaaGGAAGTGACTGATGCACATGGATATGTTTTTGATCGAGCCAAAACTTTGCTTGAGGATTGGAAATCAGCAAAATCGATTCAAAAAGTTTCTGTCAGTAGCGAACAGCAAGCTTGTATTACTAAGTGGATGAAGCCAAGTTCCGGACTGTTCAAGTGCAATATTGATGCGGCTTTTTCTGAGACGACTAATTTGGTTGGCATAGGGATGTGCATTAGAGATGAGGACGGTCATTTTGTACTTGCTAAAACAGATTACTTCAGTCCTACTTGTAATGTCCATATAGGAGAAGCACTTGGTCTGCTATCTGCTATGGATTGGGTGCATTTGCTGCAACCGGGAACAGTGGACTTCGAGATGGATGCAAAGAGAGTGGTTGATAGCTTTAATTCTCGTCAGAGTGAAGCCACAGAGTACGGGAACATAATTGATAATTGTAAAACTCTCTCTAGACAATTCTATGAAAACTCTCGTGTTGAGTTTGTACGGAGgcaagcaaatgaggttgctCATAGTTTAGCTAAAGCGGCCTTATCATCAGCTAGCTCCCAAATTTTGGTAGAAATacctgttatcatg CAACTGTCTGAAGCAGTTACTGCATCAAATCCGATTCCTTATCGGAACCGTGTGAGAACAAATGAGCATTAA